The Cyclobacteriaceae bacterium genome includes a region encoding these proteins:
- a CDS encoding VCBS repeat-containing protein: MNFRFRVAAFYFLALACFGCSNPDKDKPLQTLFTSLPPDSSGINFVNKLSFDRDFNIYTYRNFYNGGGVGLADINNDGLLDVYLTANQEKNKLYLNKGNFKFEDITEKAGVAGTRAWSTGVSLADVNGDGWTDIYVCNSGDVKGDDRENELFINNGDLTFSERAEEYGVADKGFSTHAVFFDYDRDGDLDLYILNNSYQSIGSFNLRKNERGKRDVLGGHKLLRNDKGHFSDVSESAGIFGSVIAFGLGVTVGDINKDGWQDIYVSNDFFERDYLYINNQNGTFKECLPATMKSISAASMGADLADVNNDAFPDLFVTEMLPNENSRIKTVTTFDNWNRYQYGVTNDYFHQFTRNMLQVSNQGQSFSEIGRFAGVEATDWSWGALMFDADNDGLKDIFVANGIYQDLTNQDFLSYASSEEFVKMIVSGDKVDYRKLIDVMPSNPIPNHFFRNKGNLGFENMSSAWIGKEAGFSNGSAYGDLDNDGDLDFIVNNVNMPSYLYRNNAEKLVPQNHYLKFILKGSGGNLQALGTKITAEHQGKKFYLEQMPMRGFESTVDFRPNLGLGSLTSVDKITIEWPDGTITQLDSVKTNQTLTLESSAGKPFVSGKGVEGNGLFKEVNSNKLGVDFKQTENEFVDFDRDRLIYHMVSTEGPKISVADINKDGLDDLFIGAPKEQSSVLYTQSAKGTFKKVNEKILEEDKGSEDIESTFFDADGDGDLDLYVCSGGNEFSSGSSALFDRLYFNDGRGVFEKSKQILPVAEFQSKSTVTSTDIDGDGDMDLFVGVRLKLFSYGMPVNGYILINDGKGNFSDQTDKLAPGLKNIGLITDSSWADIDGDKDEDLLIVGEWMNVKVFLNNKGNFSEQKENGLDLSQGWWNCIESADVDHDGDIDFVVGNLGLNSRFRASVEKPVSMFVGDFDQNGTIEQILCAYSGDKSYPVVLRHDLISQIPSLKKKFLKYDSYKDATIDKIFTPEQMAKSIELKANTFATSLLLNDGKGKFTIEALPMEAQLSIVFAILIDDLDKDGNSDILLGGNLYKTKPEVGRYDASYGTFLKGDGKGKFTTVPNHESGLLIDGEVRDIKKIKVGKDDMLVISRNNDTPVFLKIK; encoded by the coding sequence ATGAATTTTCGTTTTAGAGTTGCCGCATTTTACTTCCTGGCGCTTGCTTGTTTCGGTTGTTCTAATCCAGATAAAGACAAGCCACTGCAGACTTTGTTCACAAGTCTGCCGCCTGACTCAAGTGGAATCAATTTCGTTAACAAACTATCATTTGATCGTGATTTTAATATTTACACCTATCGCAATTTCTACAATGGCGGGGGAGTAGGACTTGCCGATATCAATAATGATGGTCTACTTGATGTATATCTTACAGCAAATCAGGAGAAGAACAAACTCTATCTTAATAAGGGAAACTTTAAATTCGAAGACATCACTGAAAAAGCAGGAGTCGCAGGCACACGCGCCTGGTCAACAGGTGTAAGTCTTGCAGATGTAAATGGTGACGGTTGGACAGACATTTATGTTTGTAACTCCGGTGATGTAAAAGGTGACGACCGTGAAAATGAACTATTCATCAACAACGGTGATCTGACGTTCTCCGAACGAGCTGAAGAATATGGTGTAGCGGACAAGGGTTTCTCCACCCACGCAGTCTTTTTTGATTATGACAGAGATGGAGATCTGGATTTATACATTCTCAACAATTCATACCAATCTATCGGAAGCTTCAACTTGCGCAAAAATGAAAGAGGAAAGCGTGATGTGTTAGGTGGCCATAAATTATTAAGAAATGACAAAGGACATTTTTCAGATGTCAGTGAATCAGCTGGAATATTTGGAAGTGTCATTGCCTTCGGACTGGGAGTTACAGTAGGCGATATTAACAAAGACGGCTGGCAGGACATCTATGTTTCGAATGACTTCTTCGAACGTGATTATTTATACATCAATAATCAAAATGGAACTTTTAAGGAATGTCTTCCGGCCACGATGAAAAGCATCAGTGCAGCTTCTATGGGAGCCGATCTTGCAGATGTCAATAACGATGCATTTCCGGATCTGTTTGTCACAGAGATGTTGCCAAATGAAAACTCAAGAATAAAGACTGTCACCACTTTTGATAACTGGAACCGTTATCAGTATGGAGTTACAAATGATTACTTCCACCAGTTCACAAGAAATATGCTGCAGGTAAGCAACCAGGGTCAATCATTCAGTGAAATTGGAAGATTTGCAGGTGTCGAAGCAACTGATTGGAGTTGGGGAGCTTTGATGTTTGATGCTGACAACGATGGATTGAAAGACATCTTCGTTGCCAATGGTATTTATCAGGATCTTACCAACCAGGACTTTCTTTCCTATGCAAGCAGCGAGGAATTCGTTAAAATGATAGTGAGCGGTGATAAGGTGGATTACAGAAAATTGATTGACGTTATGCCATCCAATCCAATACCTAACCATTTCTTCAGGAACAAAGGAAATCTTGGTTTTGAGAATATGTCTTCTGCCTGGATCGGTAAGGAAGCCGGATTTTCAAATGGCAGTGCCTATGGCGATCTGGATAACGATGGTGATCTCGACTTTATCGTTAACAATGTTAACATGCCATCATACTTGTACAGGAATAACGCAGAGAAATTAGTACCTCAGAATCATTATTTGAAATTTATACTAAAGGGTTCTGGTGGAAATTTACAGGCACTCGGAACAAAGATTACAGCTGAGCATCAGGGTAAAAAATTCTATCTGGAACAGATGCCAATGCGCGGATTTGAAAGCACAGTCGATTTCCGTCCCAACCTCGGATTGGGCTCCCTTACTTCTGTAGATAAGATTACTATAGAATGGCCAGATGGTACGATTACTCAATTGGATTCTGTCAAAACCAATCAAACACTCACGTTGGAATCATCTGCGGGAAAACCTTTTGTTTCAGGAAAAGGTGTTGAAGGTAATGGTCTATTTAAAGAGGTAAACTCAAATAAACTAGGTGTTGATTTTAAACAAACTGAAAATGAATTTGTTGATTTTGACCGCGACCGCTTAATCTATCACATGGTAAGCACCGAAGGTCCGAAGATAAGTGTCGCTGATATAAACAAAGACGGACTCGATGATCTTTTTATCGGTGCTCCGAAAGAACAATCAAGCGTTCTTTACACTCAATCTGCAAAGGGAACCTTCAAAAAAGTAAATGAAAAAATTTTAGAAGAAGATAAAGGATCGGAAGACATTGAAAGTACATTCTTTGATGCAGATGGCGATGGTGATCTTGATCTCTATGTCTGCAGTGGTGGAAATGAATTCTCTTCAGGATCCAGCGCTCTGTTTGATCGGTTATATTTTAACGACGGTCGTGGAGTATTTGAAAAATCAAAGCAGATATTGCCAGTAGCAGAGTTTCAAAGTAAATCAACTGTTACATCAACTGACATTGATGGAGACGGAGACATGGATCTGTTTGTGGGTGTCAGATTAAAGCTCTTTAGTTACGGCATGCCAGTGAACGGCTATATCCTTATCAATGATGGAAAAGGTAATTTCTCAGATCAAACAGACAAACTTGCACCGGGACTAAAGAATATTGGTCTCATCACTGATTCGTCCTGGGCTGACATCGACGGAGACAAGGATGAGGACTTGCTGATTGTAGGCGAGTGGATGAATGTCAAAGTGTTCCTCAATAACAAAGGAAACTTCTCTGAGCAAAAAGAGAATGGATTAGATCTTTCACAAGGCTGGTGGAACTGCATTGAATCAGCAGATGTAGACCATGACGGAGATATTGATTTTGTGGTCGGTAATCTTGGCTTGAATTCCAGATTCAGAGCAAGTGTGGAAAAACCCGTGAGTATGTTCGTGGGTGATTTTGATCAGAATGGAACTATTGAACAGATACTCTGTGCCTATAGCGGGGATAAAAGTTATCCTGTTGTTCTAAGGCATGATCTGATCTCTCAAATACCTTCTTTGAAGAAGAAGTTCTTGAAGTATGATAGCTATAAGGATGCAACGATTGATAAAATATTTACACCTGAGCAAATGGCTAAGTCAATTGAACTTAAAGCAAATACGTTTGCAACTTCATTACTGTTAAATGATGGGAAGGGGAAATTTACAATCGAAGCGCTTCCTATGGAAGCACAGTTGTCAATTGTGTTTGCAATTCTTATTGATGATTTGGACAAGGATGGAAATAGCGATATACTCCTTGGCGGAAATCTTTACAAAACAAAGCCAGAGGTAGGGCGCTATGATGCGAGCTATGGAACTTTTCTTAAGGGTGATGGAAAAGGAAAATTCACTACTGTTCCGAATCATGAATCAGGGCTGCTGATTGACGGAGAGGTGAGGGACATTAAAAAAATAAAAGTTGGCAAGGATGACATGCTCGTCATCAGCAGAAATAATGACACTCCTGTTTTCCTCAAAATCAAATGA
- a CDS encoding VCBS repeat-containing protein — protein MKFFKILVLVVLWGCSNDHSSPHTLFSNITKESGINFQNDLTFTDQFNPYTYRNFFNGAGVAIGDINNDGLLDVYLAGNQVDNKLYLNQGGLTFKDITDQAGVACKGVWSTGVTFADINSDGLLDIYVCKSGNPVGEHRNNELFINNGDLTFSEKSKEYGLDITGLSVQASFFDYDKDGDLDCYLLTNSIKSVGAYDLVKDHRNIPDTLGGNRFFINDNGKFKDHSEQAKIYRSDIGFGLGITLGDFNDDTWIDIFVSNDFFERDYLYINDQHGAFKESLTDYFESISMGSMGADFADLDNDGDPELFVTEMLPDSLNRKKTKTIFESWNKYQLNLENGYYHQFPRNVLHKKTGSDNYVEVGRLAGISATEWSWGALLFDMDNDGKRDIFIANGIYKDLLDRDYLTYTGEKDNVREIIKQEKHAILKLIDLMPSSTFPNYAFRNEGDLNFENSAVAWGLGDPMFSSGSAYGDFDNDGDLDLVVSNINASAVLYRNNSDSSKYKSITVSLSSKGKNTFETGANIKVYCGTNEFVGDITLPGDFKVVCNQILQLDSERI, from the coding sequence ATGAAATTTTTTAAGATTCTGGTGCTGGTTGTTTTGTGGGGCTGCTCAAATGATCATTCATCACCTCACACATTATTTTCAAATATTACCAAAGAGTCTGGAATTAACTTTCAGAACGATCTCACTTTTACAGATCAGTTCAATCCATATACTTATCGCAATTTTTTCAATGGTGCCGGCGTAGCCATTGGTGACATCAATAATGATGGATTACTGGATGTTTATCTAGCCGGAAACCAGGTAGATAACAAGCTATATCTGAACCAAGGAGGTTTAACATTTAAAGATATTACAGATCAGGCGGGAGTGGCCTGTAAGGGTGTTTGGTCGACCGGAGTGACCTTTGCCGATATTAACTCTGATGGATTGCTTGATATCTACGTGTGCAAGTCAGGAAACCCCGTTGGAGAACATAGGAATAATGAACTGTTCATCAATAATGGGGACTTAACATTCAGTGAAAAATCGAAAGAGTACGGCCTGGATATTACCGGACTTTCTGTTCAGGCATCATTCTTTGATTACGACAAGGATGGTGACCTTGATTGCTATCTTTTAACCAATTCAATCAAGTCTGTTGGTGCTTATGACCTTGTTAAGGATCATCGGAATATTCCGGATACTTTGGGTGGTAACAGGTTCTTTATTAATGATAACGGAAAGTTCAAAGACCATTCTGAACAGGCAAAAATATACAGAAGTGATATTGGATTTGGATTGGGAATTACGTTGGGAGATTTTAATGATGATACATGGATCGACATTTTCGTTTCGAATGATTTCTTTGAACGTGATTACCTGTACATCAATGATCAGCACGGCGCATTTAAGGAATCCCTAACAGATTATTTTGAATCCATCAGTATGGGATCCATGGGAGCAGACTTTGCAGATCTTGATAACGATGGTGATCCTGAACTTTTTGTAACGGAGATGCTTCCGGATTCTTTAAACCGAAAGAAAACAAAAACCATTTTCGAGAGCTGGAATAAATATCAATTGAATCTTGAAAACGGGTATTATCACCAGTTTCCAAGAAATGTTCTGCATAAAAAGACTGGATCTGATAACTATGTAGAAGTCGGAAGATTGGCCGGGATATCAGCAACGGAGTGGAGCTGGGGAGCATTGCTGTTTGATATGGACAATGATGGTAAGAGGGATATTTTCATAGCTAATGGCATTTATAAGGATTTATTGGATCGGGATTACCTCACCTACACAGGTGAAAAGGATAATGTGAGAGAAATAATAAAACAGGAGAAGCATGCAATCCTGAAGCTGATTGATTTAATGCCATCTTCTACCTTTCCTAACTATGCTTTCAGAAATGAAGGCGATCTGAATTTCGAAAATTCTGCTGTTGCCTGGGGACTGGGAGACCCCATGTTTTCAAGCGGGAGCGCGTACGGAGATTTTGATAATGATGGCGACCTGGATCTTGTTGTAAGCAATATCAATGCATCAGCCGTGCTATATCGGAATAATTCCGACTCTTCTAAGTATAAAAGTATTACGGTTTCACTGTCGTCAAAAGGTAAAAATACTTTTGAAACGGGAGCGAATATTAAAGTTTATTGCGGGACTAATGAGTTTGTAGGTGACATTACGTTACCAGGGGATTTCAAAGTTGTGTGCAATCAAATATTACAATTGGACTCGGAACGGATATAA
- a CDS encoding RagB/SusD family nutrient uptake outer membrane protein, whose protein sequence is MKQFIKYTSITALMFGVLSCTNLDEQIKSNFTTAAPVLNPGVGVRDNLNKGTPTDGLSGAFTKLADGTATNGGFFQASELGTDEAVIAQKGGDWFDGGVYIALHKHQLSPVTASINDAWNQAYAGIFQCNDILPTVASDPAKVAQLRFLRAYFYWRLCDMFGNVKLSTLPGNTGAQVSRTTIFNFIETELLAAVPDLPAGKGDYARGNQSAAWALLCRLYLNAEVYTGTPRYADAVTMANNVINRAAFSLSPEYKDIFSYRNLDNVEHIFVVPFDETTQTGMNIAQMTLHYPSQLTYNLAEQPWNGYATLEEFYNSYDPADKRRTNNFIVGPQVDVAGNPILDLAFDKADEDGAPINYTPKINELFPNSSRQAGARLGKFSFKLKQRQSMDNDYPLLRWSEVLLNKAEALFRMNGYGDATGLATVNILRARAGVTPFVSLTAGQFLAERGRELFIEGLRRSDLIRFGAYGNAWWEKPAVNNPNFNLMAIPLQQMQVPGAGLTQNPGYPTN, encoded by the coding sequence ATGAAACAATTTATAAAGTACACATCGATAACTGCACTCATGTTTGGTGTACTCTCGTGTACCAACTTGGATGAGCAGATCAAGAGTAATTTTACGACTGCGGCTCCCGTTCTTAACCCTGGTGTGGGTGTTAGAGATAATTTGAATAAGGGAACCCCTACAGACGGATTGTCTGGTGCGTTCACAAAGCTTGCTGATGGAACTGCTACAAATGGAGGTTTCTTCCAGGCTTCTGAGCTTGGAACGGATGAAGCAGTAATCGCTCAAAAAGGTGGCGACTGGTTTGACGGAGGTGTTTATATTGCGCTTCACAAACATCAGTTAAGCCCTGTTACAGCTTCTATCAATGATGCCTGGAATCAAGCTTATGCTGGTATCTTCCAATGCAATGATATCTTGCCAACGGTGGCAAGCGATCCTGCTAAGGTTGCTCAATTAAGATTCCTGCGTGCTTACTTCTACTGGAGGTTGTGTGATATGTTTGGTAACGTAAAACTTTCTACGCTACCTGGCAATACTGGTGCTCAAGTAAGTAGAACAACAATCTTCAATTTCATTGAAACTGAACTTCTTGCAGCGGTTCCTGATCTTCCAGCGGGTAAAGGTGATTATGCACGTGGAAACCAATCTGCGGCATGGGCACTTCTTTGCAGACTTTATTTGAATGCAGAGGTTTACACTGGTACTCCTCGTTATGCTGATGCGGTTACAATGGCTAATAACGTGATCAATCGTGCAGCTTTCAGCTTGTCTCCGGAGTATAAGGATATCTTCAGCTATAGAAACCTTGATAACGTTGAGCATATCTTCGTTGTTCCTTTTGATGAAACAACTCAAACAGGTATGAATATCGCTCAGATGACGCTTCACTATCCGAGCCAGTTGACTTACAACCTTGCAGAGCAACCATGGAACGGTTATGCTACTCTTGAAGAGTTTTATAATTCTTATGATCCTGCTGATAAGAGAAGAACTAACAACTTCATTGTAGGACCTCAGGTAGATGTTGCTGGTAACCCTATTCTTGACTTGGCTTTCGATAAAGCTGATGAGGATGGAGCTCCAATTAACTATACGCCTAAAATCAACGAGTTATTTCCTAATTCTTCACGTCAGGCGGGTGCCCGTCTAGGTAAATTCAGCTTCAAGTTGAAACAACGTCAAAGCATGGATAATGACTATCCATTATTGAGATGGAGTGAGGTTCTGTTGAACAAGGCAGAAGCATTGTTCAGAATGAATGGTTACGGAGATGCAACAGGACTGGCAACGGTTAACATCTTGCGTGCAAGAGCAGGGGTGACTCCTTTTGTATCACTTACTGCAGGTCAATTCCTGGCTGAACGCGGAAGAGAATTATTCATTGAAGGCTTAAGACGTTCAGATTTGATTCGTTTTGGAGCTTATGGTAATGCTTGGTGGGAAAAACCAGCGGTTAATAATCCTAATTTTAACCTAATGGCGATTCCATTGCAGCAAATGCAGGTTCCGGGTGCAGGTCTTACTCAAAACCCTGGTTACCCAACTAACTAA
- a CDS encoding SusC/RagA family TonB-linked outer membrane protein, with translation MTKFYLLVKKVLPVLFLVACYGMSMAQGRTVSGKVTSSDDGSSVPGVNILEKGTSNGTVSDSDGNYKISVGENATLVFSFVGYASQEVAVGSQAVVNATLQSDVTALSEVVVVGYGSQDKKEITGSVVALSTKDFNRGNINDPTQLLQGKVAGLSIYNRGGDPNTSAIVRLRGISTVGANSSPLVVIDGVLGASLDNVDPNDIESINVLKDGSAAAIYGSRASSGVILVTTKRGSKTGALSVTYNGYVAAQTVYNQQPVMTASQYVAAGGNNLGSVTDWQKEVTQTGVSNVHNIAISGGNKSTTFRLSTNLRNVNGVLKKSGFDQINARANITHSALNDKLKIDLSMSLTTRNSNFSFNDALRYAVLFNPTAPVKFPNGNYYQAILFDNFNPVAIIDQNINEGKKKTMNYNAKVDYSITDNITLTVNAGQQNETVLNGEYYSRASLFRGYNRGGLARRYTSDRTFSLFEGYGTYSKTFNKINFDASIGYSFQEDKFQDIFIQLGDFPNDLLGYNAIGNSGDRISGILDNTNVTSSVSPNNRIIATFARVNLTFDNAIFFNASIRREGSTKLGKDNQYGIFPAVGLGVDLNKYLQFEKFDMLKLRVGYGVTGSLPNDAGLAQDLYSYSFASGGSISKTRAANKDLKWEQKQEINLGIDFSIGGKLSGTLDLYTRNINDFILERTVEVATYGASLRTENAGSLKTNGAELSLNYNSLRFGEISWTPGIVLSSYKTTLESFIIDEQVRANLGAPGQNGTNIIRVKVGEEIGQIWGPVFAGVEGNGAPRFADLNGDGVVVSDQASSLLKTADFKQLGSGIPSLELGWKNQLTYRNWDLNVFFRGAFGHSLVNNFRAFYEPIDPGAINSYNRIATSKAVAGLTSAQFSSLYVEKADFLKLDNLTLGYNFKMGSSSAVKNVRVYFSGQNLFVITSYTGIDPEPVLADPGTTDNGGFPVTTPADVLSPGIDRRNNYFTSRTFTFGLNIGL, from the coding sequence ATGACCAAATTTTACTTGTTAGTGAAAAAGGTTCTGCCAGTTTTGTTCCTCGTTGCATGCTACGGCATGTCGATGGCTCAAGGCAGGACCGTTTCTGGTAAGGTGACATCATCTGATGATGGATCATCTGTACCTGGAGTAAACATCCTCGAAAAAGGAACCAGCAATGGTACTGTTTCGGATTCGGATGGTAATTATAAGATAAGCGTTGGCGAAAATGCTACGCTTGTATTCTCGTTTGTAGGTTATGCATCACAAGAAGTAGCTGTGGGAAGCCAGGCTGTCGTGAATGCAACACTACAATCAGATGTAACAGCCCTTTCAGAAGTGGTTGTTGTGGGTTACGGGTCTCAGGACAAGAAGGAGATCACTGGTTCTGTTGTGGCATTGAGCACAAAGGACTTTAACAGAGGAAATATCAACGATCCTACTCAGTTATTGCAAGGTAAAGTTGCAGGTTTGAGTATTTACAACAGAGGAGGTGACCCAAATACAAGCGCTATTGTTCGTTTGAGAGGTATCTCGACTGTAGGTGCTAACTCATCACCACTGGTTGTTATTGACGGAGTATTGGGAGCATCACTTGATAACGTGGACCCTAATGATATCGAGTCTATAAACGTATTGAAAGACGGATCTGCGGCAGCTATCTATGGTAGCCGTGCATCATCTGGTGTAATTCTGGTTACTACGAAAAGAGGTTCTAAGACAGGCGCTTTATCTGTTACATACAATGGTTACGTAGCTGCACAAACAGTTTACAATCAACAGCCTGTGATGACTGCATCACAATATGTTGCGGCAGGTGGTAATAACCTTGGTTCAGTTACTGACTGGCAAAAGGAAGTTACTCAGACAGGCGTTTCAAATGTTCATAACATTGCGATCTCTGGTGGTAACAAGAGCACTACATTCCGTTTATCAACCAATTTGAGAAATGTAAATGGTGTTCTTAAGAAATCTGGTTTCGATCAGATCAATGCTCGTGCAAACATTACACACTCAGCATTAAATGATAAGCTTAAGATTGACTTGAGCATGTCATTAACAACCAGAAATAGCAATTTCTCATTTAATGATGCGTTGCGTTATGCTGTGTTGTTTAACCCGACGGCTCCTGTTAAATTCCCTAATGGTAACTACTATCAGGCGATCTTGTTTGATAACTTCAATCCTGTAGCGATCATCGATCAAAACATTAACGAAGGAAAGAAGAAGACCATGAACTACAATGCAAAGGTTGATTATAGCATTACTGATAACATCACATTGACTGTTAATGCGGGTCAGCAAAATGAAACTGTATTGAATGGTGAATATTATTCAAGAGCTTCACTTTTCAGAGGATACAATCGTGGTGGTTTGGCAAGAAGATATACTTCAGACAGAACATTCTCATTGTTTGAGGGATATGGAACTTACTCCAAGACTTTTAACAAGATCAATTTTGACGCATCTATTGGATATTCATTCCAGGAAGACAAGTTCCAGGATATCTTCATTCAATTAGGAGATTTTCCAAATGATCTTCTTGGTTACAATGCGATTGGAAATTCAGGAGACAGAATTTCAGGTATTTTAGATAATACAAACGTTACTAGTAGCGTTTCTCCTAATAACCGTATCATCGCAACATTCGCAAGAGTAAACTTGACTTTTGACAATGCAATCTTCTTCAATGCTTCTATTAGAAGAGAAGGTTCAACTAAATTAGGTAAAGACAACCAGTACGGAATTTTTCCTGCTGTTGGTTTAGGAGTTGACCTGAATAAATATCTCCAATTTGAAAAATTTGATATGCTTAAATTGCGTGTTGGATATGGAGTAACAGGATCTCTTCCTAATGATGCAGGTTTAGCTCAGGATTTATACTCATATAGTTTTGCTAGTGGCGGTAGTATTTCAAAAACACGCGCAGCTAACAAAGACCTTAAGTGGGAGCAAAAGCAGGAAATCAATCTTGGAATAGATTTCAGTATTGGTGGAAAGCTTAGTGGTACATTAGATCTTTACACAAGAAATATCAATGACTTCATTCTTGAGAGAACTGTGGAAGTTGCAACTTATGGAGCTTCATTGCGCACAGAAAATGCCGGTTCTTTAAAGACAAATGGAGCTGAATTGTCTTTGAATTACAATAGCCTTCGCTTCGGAGAAATCAGCTGGACTCCTGGAATCGTATTGAGTAGCTATAAAACAACGCTTGAGTCATTCATTATCGATGAGCAGGTAAGAGCCAACTTAGGTGCACCAGGACAAAATGGTACAAACATCATCCGTGTTAAAGTGGGTGAAGAGATTGGTCAGATCTGGGGACCTGTATTTGCAGGTGTTGAAGGTAACGGAGCACCAAGATTTGCTGATTTGAATGGAGATGGAGTGGTGGTTTCTGACCAAGCTTCTTCTCTTCTAAAGACTGCAGATTTTAAACAACTTGGCTCAGGTATTCCTTCTCTGGAATTAGGATGGAAAAATCAATTGACTTATAGAAACTGGGATTTGAACGTATTCTTCCGCGGTGCATTTGGTCACAGCCTTGTGAACAACTTCCGCGCATTCTATGAGCCAATCGATCCAGGTGCGATCAACTCTTATAACAGAATTGCGACTAGCAAAGCTGTTGCAGGCCTTACTTCAGCACAGTTCAGTTCATTGTATGTTGAAAAAGCAGATTTCCTGAAACTTGATAACCTAACTCTTGGATATAATTTCAAAATGGGTTCTTCAAGCGCAGTTAAAAACGTAAGAGTGTACTTCAGCGGTCAAAACTTGTTTGTGATCACAAGTTATACTGGAATCGATCCAGAACCGGTTTTGGCTGATCCAGGTACTACTGATAATGGTGGTTTCCCTGTTACAACTCCTGCGGATGTATTATCTCCAGGTATTGATAGAAGGAATAACTACTTTACTTCTAGGACATTCACCTTTGGTTTGAACATTGGTCTATAA
- a CDS encoding LacI family DNA-binding transcriptional regulator, whose amino-acid sequence MRFNQVTIKDIARELGISPSTVSRALKDHPDISSETKKAVHALAEKLNYQPNIVALSLRQKKTNTIGVIIPELVHFFFSTVISGIEDVAYQAGYSVILAQSNESYEREKTDIKALFNSRVDGMLISLSRETKNFDHIESIISKGVPVVFYDRMYNNPNTSKVIVDDYTGAKEAVDHLIEQGYKQIAHLEGTSGLLITADRKRGYIDALKEHKMEIKEAYIEECSSGSQEDGKTATLKLLSLPNPPDAIFAHSDPIATGAMMAIKEKGLKIPQDIGLVGFSNWSYGSLIEPSLTTVDQPGFEMGQEAARLLIRQIEVGDKDQGDPQPETKILKTKLIIRESSIRKAAKKK is encoded by the coding sequence ATGAGATTTAACCAAGTTACCATCAAAGATATTGCCCGCGAACTGGGCATTTCACCGTCAACGGTTTCGAGAGCACTTAAAGACCATCCAGACATCAGTTCGGAAACAAAAAAGGCTGTTCATGCACTTGCTGAAAAGCTCAATTATCAACCTAACATTGTTGCATTGAGCTTGCGCCAAAAGAAAACCAACACAATCGGTGTAATCATCCCTGAACTGGTCCATTTCTTCTTCTCCACCGTTATCAGTGGAATTGAAGATGTTGCGTATCAGGCTGGCTATAGCGTCATTCTGGCGCAATCAAACGAGTCGTATGAAAGGGAGAAAACCGACATTAAAGCCCTTTTTAACAGTCGTGTGGACGGTATGCTCATCTCGCTGTCACGTGAAACAAAAAACTTCGATCACATAGAATCCATCATTTCCAAGGGGGTTCCAGTGGTTTTTTACGACCGGATGTACAACAATCCCAACACCAGCAAGGTGATCGTGGATGACTATACAGGCGCAAAAGAGGCTGTAGATCACCTTATCGAACAAGGTTACAAGCAAATAGCCCATTTAGAGGGCACATCCGGCCTTTTGATCACTGCGGACAGGAAACGTGGCTACATTGATGCCCTGAAAGAGCACAAAATGGAAATAAAAGAGGCTTACATCGAAGAATGCTCTTCAGGAAGCCAGGAAGATGGAAAAACGGCTACTTTAAAGCTTCTTTCTCTGCCAAATCCGCCTGATGCGATTTTTGCCCACAGTGACCCTATTGCAACAGGAGCAATGATGGCGATTAAGGAAAAAGGCCTAAAAATACCTCAGGACATAGGTTTGGTGGGCTTCAGCAACTGGTCTTACGGCTCTCTTATCGAACCATCCTTGACGACAGTAGATCAGCCAGGCTTTGAAATGGGCCAGGAGGCAGCACGCTTGCTCATTCGTCAGATAGAAGTTGGCGACAAGGATCAGGGAGACCCACAACCTGAAACCAAGATCCTTAAGACGAAGCTTATCATCAGAGAATCTTCTATTCGCAAAGCAGCGAAGAAGAAATGA